The following coding sequences are from one Caloenas nicobarica isolate bCalNic1 chromosome 25, bCalNic1.hap1, whole genome shotgun sequence window:
- the SLC18A1 gene encoding chromaffin granule amine transporter — translation MSPGAHRTPWQRLAAGRASRRLVLVVVFVALLLDNMLLTVVVPIIPTFLYTTEYEGANSSVVPAWTEPAPPALKVPPFSSVFSSFDTTTLPISGSISPTELEHGTGSSRPLQPPARSPPQPSGCPEGQEFLANENVRVGLLFASKALVQLLVNPAVGVLTNRIGYHIPMFIGFIIMFISTVMFAFAGSYTLLFIARALQGVGSSFSSVAGLGMLASVYTDDLERGNAMGIALGGLALGVLIGAPFGSVMYEFVGKSSPFLVLAFLALLDGALQLCILQPSRISPESTRGTSLVTLLRDPFILVAAGALCFSNMGVAMLEPTLPIWMMRTMCSPKWQLGMAFLPASISYLIGTNLFGLLATRMGRWLCSLIGMAVVGISLLCVPLATNIYGLIVPNAGLGFAIGMVDSSMMPTMGHLVDLRHTSVYGNVYAIADVAFCMGFAIGPATGGAIVRAVGFPWLMIIIGVINIAYAPLCWYLRNPPAKEEKMAILGQDCPVQTQSYIAQKTLRHFPLTDDSDVEAENVE, via the exons ATGTCCCCGGGTGCCCATCGCACACCCTGGCAGCGGCTGGCGGCGGGACGGGCGTCGCggaggctggtgctggtggtggtgttCGTAGCGCTGCTGCTGGACAACATGCTGCTGACAGTCGTGG TACCGATCATCCCCACCTTCCTTTATACAACAGAATACGAAGGAGCCAACAGCTCCGTTGTCCCAGCCTGGACTGAGCCGGCTCCTCCAGCCTTGAAGgttcctcctttctcctccgTGTTCTCCTCTTTTGACACCACCACGCTGCCCATCTCGGGCTCCATCAGCCCCACGGAGCTGGAACACGGGACAGGGAGCAGCCGCCCGCTGCAGCCCCCCGCCAGgagccccccccagcccagcggcTGCCCGGAGGGCCAGGAGTTCCTCGCCAACGAAAACGTCCGCGTGGGGCTGTTGTTCGCCTCCAAGGCTCTGGTACAGCTGCTGGTCAACCCGGCCGTGGGTGTCCTGACCAACAG GATAGGATACCACATCCCCATGTTCATCGGGTTCATCATCATGTTCATCTCCACAGTCA TGTTTGCGTTCGCCGGCTCCTACACCTTGCTGTTCATCGCCCGAGCCCTCCAAGGCGTCGGCTCCTCCTTCTCATCTGTCGCAG GCTTGGGCATGCTGGCCAGTGTCTACACCGACGACCTGGAGAGGGGCAACGCCATGGGGATCGCGCTTGGAGGCTTGGCCTTGGGTGTGCTGA TCGGGGCTCCCTTTGGGAGCGTGATGTACGAATTCGTGGGGAAATCATCTCCTTTCCTGGTCCTGGCATTCCTGGCTCTCTTGGACGGAG CTTTGCAGCTCTGCATTCTGCAGCCCTCCAGGATCTCCCCCGAG AGCACCAGAGGGACATCGCTGGTCACCCTCCTGCGAGACCCCTTCATCCTGGTGGCTGCAG GAGCCCTCTGCTTCTCCAACATGGGGGTGGCCATGCTGGAGCCCACCTTGCCCATCTGGATGATGCGAACCATGTGCTCCCCGAAATGGCAGCTCG GGATGGCGTTCCTCCCGGCCAGCATATCCTACCTCATCGGCACCAATCTCTTCGGGCTTCTGGCCACCCGAATGGGCCG GTGGCTGTGCTCCCTCATCGGCATGGCCGTGGTGGGAATCAGTCTCCTGTGT GTACCTCTGGCCACAAATATTTACGGGCTGATTGTCCCCAACGCCGGGCTGGGCTTTGCCATAG GGATGGTGGACTCCTCCATGATGCCCACCATGGGTCACCTCGTGGACCTGCGCCACACCTCCGTCTACGGCAACGTCTACGCCATCGCTGACGTCGCCTTCTGCATGGGCTTCGCCATCG GTCCGGCCACAGGCGGTGCGATCGTACGAGCTGTTGGGTTCCCCTGGCTGATGATCATCATCGGCGTTATCAATATTGCTTACGCTCCTCTCTGCT